A window of Haloarchaeobius salinus genomic DNA:
AGTGTGGTACATACCCACACAATTAAGCGTTGTCCCGTGACAAGCACATACTCATCCCTCGTATGGGGTACACCTTAAACACATCCTAGTCAGAGGATTGGACGAACGTTCAGTTCCCGGTCGCAGCGAGGAGCATCGTCTCGGGACGCTCGTCCGCCCGCTCGACCGTGAACCCCGCCTCCTCGTGGTGTGCGACCGCGTCGGCGGCGTCGAAGCGCTCCTCGCGGGGCGGTCCCGACTCACCCTCGCCCGACCCGGTCCAGTCCACGGTGACGAGTCGACCGCCCGGCACGAGCACCCGATGCAGTTCCTCGAGCGCGCCCTCGCCGGCGAACTCGTGGTACGTCATCGTCGAGAACGCGGCGTCGAGTGCACCGTCATCGAGCGGCAGGTCGTCGACGGGCGCGGTCACCGGTTCGACGTTCTCCGGCATCCCCTTCTCGCGGTACAGCTCGTGCATCTCCGCCTGCACGTCCACCGCGTACACCTGGGCGGCGAACGGTGCCACGTCGTCGGTGTAGAAGCCGGTGCCCGAACCGAGGTCGGCGACGGTCTCGCCGCCGTCCAGCGCGAGGGCGGCGACCAGCTCCTCCCGGGAACAGTAGCGGTAGCGGGAGGGGTCCTCCAGTGCGTCGGCGCGGTCGATTGGGAACGTGTGGAAACCCATGCAGGTGCTTGACGCCGCAACGTTGTAGCGATGGTGGATGTCGAACGGTGGCACGGAACACGGAGTTTCAAGTGACTCGCTCGATTCCGCCTACCAATGGTCGACCTCCACGACGACCCCATCGAACTCGTCGACTCGCGTCACGGGACGTGGGTCGAACGATACGAGGCCGAACGCGGTCGGGTGCACGACGCGCTCGCCGCGGCCGGCCTCGACGACAGCATCGGTCGCGTCGAGCACGTCGGCTCGACCGCGGTCCTCGACCTCGCCGCGAAGGACATCGTTGACCTGGACGTCGTCGTCGCAGACGGCGCGGTCCGCGAGGTGGCAAGAGCCATCGTGGACCGCCTCGGCGGCACCCGGTACGACAACCACGACGGCTGGAACGTCGTGCCCCGCCGCCACGGTGGTCAGCGGTTCAACGTCCACGTCTTCGCCGAGTCCAGCGACGGCTGGAAGGTCAGCGTCGTGACCCGGGACGTCCTCCGCGAGCGCGACGACCTCCGGGCCGAGTACGAGTCCGTGAAGCGACGGCTGGCCGGCGAGACCGACGACCTCGGCGAGTACTCGCGCG
This region includes:
- a CDS encoding class I SAM-dependent methyltransferase, producing MGFHTFPIDRADALEDPSRYRYCSREELVAALALDGGETVADLGSGTGFYTDDVAPFAAQVYAVDVQAEMHELYREKGMPENVEPVTAPVDDLPLDDGALDAAFSTMTYHEFAGEGALEELHRVLVPGGRLVTVDWTGSGEGESGPPREERFDAADAVAHHEEAGFTVERADERPETMLLAATGN
- a CDS encoding GrpB family protein is translated as MVDLHDDPIELVDSRHGTWVERYEAERGRVHDALAAAGLDDSIGRVEHVGSTAVLDLAAKDIVDLDVVVADGAVREVARAIVDRLGGTRYDNHDGWNVVPRRHGGQRFNVHVFAESSDGWKVSVVTRDVLRERDDLRAEYESVKRRLAGETDDLGEYSRGKTELVETVLDEARTGEYDFGFVVPESA